In Solanum pennellii chromosome 3, SPENNV200, a single window of DNA contains:
- the LOC107013759 gene encoding uncharacterized protein LOC107013759, whose product MTQKLCCMVMRINIDCKGCYMKVSRALLTIPELETRFIEKNHSRVIVCGNFIPQDVAIKIRKKTNRRVEILEIQDLSGNDEQKQEEMPLITSCDNQVETETHVTSQNPQPHMYFQVYR is encoded by the exons ATGACTCAGAAG TTGTGTTGCATGGTGATGAGGATTAACATAGACTGCAAAGGATGTTACATGAAAGTAAGTAGGGCACTTCTCACGATACCAG AGCTGGAGACAAGATTCATAGAGAAAAATCACAGCAGAGTAATTGTATGTGGGAATTTTATACCACAAGATGTggcaataaaaataagaaagaagacAAATAGGAGAGTTGAAATATTGGAGATACAAGATTTAAGTGGCAATGATGAACAAAAGCAAGAGGAAATGCCCTTAATAACTTCTTGTGACAACCAAGTTGAGACAGAAACACATGTAACATCACAAAATCCACAACCACACATGTACTTTCAAGTTTACCGCTAA
- the LOC107015396 gene encoding aluminum-activated malate transporter 9, whose protein sequence is MVRKLNSFRKSFEDKRLRERLLSLCNGVEYTELPGFRHSLDHQDQETSGCCSSFGEKFSELWKDWKRVSVKAMEMGRTDPRKIIFSAKMGLALILISLLIFFKEPAVKELGKYSVWAILTVVVVFEFSIGATLSKGFNRGLGTLSAGGLALAMAELSQLAGEWEEVVIVIGIFITGFLITYAKQYPAMKPYEYGFRVFLITYCFIMVSGYHTREFIETAVSRFLLIALGASISLAVNICVYPIWAGEDLHNLVTKNFINIANSLEGCISEYLNCVEYKRIPSKILTYQVADDPVYNGYRSAVESISQEEALEAFAVWEPPHGPYKMIKYPWKNYVKVSGALRYCAFTVMALHGCILSEIQAPAERRQVFRNELQRVGTASAKVLRELGEKVKKMEKLGSGDILYEVHEAAEELQKKVDRKSYLFVNAENWEIGTRATAVDISQELGSMDEDKSLLQHHRSQSETVINIDSILASKSWDNRTCNLASNNNQTTRVTPENTVGKPKFRTTHSLPKDNDALKEVEAGEDEEEEEESKTYESASALSLATFTSLLIEFVARLQNVVDSFEELSEKAKFKDPMDLSDASQKVGLWSRFKGCIKFWKRESSLPV, encoded by the exons ATGGTGAGAAAATTGAATTCCTTCAGGAAGAGTTTTGAAGACAAACGATTAAGAGAACGTCTTCTTTCTTTATGCAACGGTGTTGAGTACACTGAGTTACCTGGTTTCCGGCATAGTCTTGATCACCAAGACCAAGAAACTTCTGGATGTTGTTCTTCTTTCGGGGAGAAGTTTTCTGAGCTATGGAAGGATTGGAAAAGAGTTTCTGTAAAGGCGATGGAGATGGGTCGAACCGACCCGAGAAAGATCATCTTCTCCGCCAAGATGGGTTTGGCATTGATTCTTATATCTTTGTTAATCTTTTTTAAGGAACCCGCGGTTAAAGAGCTTGGTAAATACTCTGTGTGGGCTATTCTTACTGTCGTCGTCGTTTTTGAGTTCAGTATTG GAGCCACTCTAAGCAAAGGGTTTAATCGTGGGCTTGGGACATTATCAGCTGGAGGACTAGCACTTGCAATGGCTGAATTGTCTCAGTTGGCTGGAGAATGGGAAGAAGTTGTTATAGTAATTGGTATATTTATAACAG GTTTTTTAATTACATATGCAAAACAGTACCCAGCAATGAAGCCTTATGAATATGGTTTCCGGGTTTTCTTGATAACGTATTGTTTCATCATGGTATCTGGCTATCACACAAGAGAATTTATTGAAACAGCTGTTAGTCGGTTTTTGCTCATTGCACTTGGTGCTAGTATTTCTTTAGCTGTGAACATATGTGTGTATCCCATCTGGGCTGGTGAGGATCTTCACAATCTGGTGACGAAGAATTTCATCAATATAGCTAATTCACTAGAAG GTTGTATCAGTGAATATCTGAACTGTGTCGAATATAAGAGGATCCCTTCAAAAATTCTTACCTACCAAGTGGCTGATGATCCAGTTTACAATGGCTACAGATCAGCAGTAGAATCTATAAGCCAAGAGGAAGCTCTG GAAGCATTTGCAGTCTGGGAGCCACCCCATGGTCCATACAAGATGATTAAATATCCTTGGAAAAACTATGTCAAAGTTAGTGGTGCATTAAGGTATTGCGCTTTCACGGTTATGGCACTGCATGGATGTATACTGTCTGAAATACAG GCACCTGCTGAAAGAAGACAGGTTTTCCGTAATGAGCTTCAGAGAGTAGGTACAGCAAGTGCCAAAGTGTTGAGAGAACTGGGGGAGAAAGTGAAAAAGATGGAGAAGTTGGGGTCAGGGGACATTCTCTATGAAGTTCATGAAGCAGCGGAAGAGTTGCAAAAAAAGGTGGATCGGAAGTCTTATCTTTTCGTCAATGCTGAAAACTGGGAAATAGGAACACGAGCCACAGCGGTGGATATTTCCCAAGAGCTTGGAAGCATGGATGAGGACAAAAGCTTACTTCAACATCACAGGTCTCAAAGTGAAACAGTCATCAACATAGACTCCATCCTTGCCTCAAAAAGTTGGGATAATAGGACGTGTAACCTGGCTAGTAATAACAACCAAACTACAAGAGTAACCCCAGAAAACACGGTGGGGAAACCAAAATTCCGAACAACGCATTCTCTGCCTAAAGATAATGATGCACTAAAGGAGGTGGAAGCGGGGgaggatgaagaagaagaagaagaatcaaAGACATACGAAAGTGCCAGTGCTTTGTCTTTAGCAACATTCACATCCCTTCTCATAGAATTTGTTGCAAGACTTCAGAACGTAGTAGACTCATTCGAAGAATTAAGTGAGAAAGCAAAATTTAAGGATCCTATGGATTTGTCTGATGCATCGCAGAAAGTTGGCTTGTGGTCCAGGTTTAAAGGGTGTATAAAGTTTTGGAAAAGAGAGAGCAGTTTACCAGTTTAG
- the LOC107013902 gene encoding protein YLS3: protein MAFTTVLIFSLLFVFVPTTLSQTFGNLPAGPTVSSCGPLLLRLAPCGPFVQGGSPSPTERCCSNLRQLYIQQPDCLCLLLNQTGISTLPINTTLALQLPLLCSMHVDNNTCSGSEGLAPRSSTPQVSFGTNNNSSVAASPMVTVPPQTSSTFGFGFHNSSAANINAKENLMIITMLTSWGAFFWL from the exons ATGGCTTTTACTACTGttcttattttttcacttctatTTGTTTTTGTACCTACAACCCTTTCACAGACATTCGGTAACTTACCTGCAGGGCCCACGGTGTCGTCGTGTGGGCCACTACTGCTACGATTGGCTCCCTGTGGACCGTTTGTGCAGGGCGGATCGCCTTCACCAACCGAGCGGTGTTGCAGTAACCTCAGGCAACTCTATATCCAACAACCAGATTGTCTTTGCCTGTTGCTCAATCAAACTGGCATCAGCACTCTTCCAATAAACACCACTTTAGCACTTCAATTGCCACTTCTTTGCAGTATGCATGTTGACAATAATACCTGTTCTG GTTCTGAAGGACTGGCTCCTAGGTCATCAACACCTCAAGTTTCATTCGGGACAAATAACAATTCATCTGTTGCTG CTTCACCAATGGTAACCGTACCACCTCAGACGTCCAGCACTTTTGGATTTGGCTTTCACAACAGCTCTGCTGCAAACATCAACGCGAAGGAGAACTTGATGATCATCACAATGCTAACTTCTTGGGGTGCATTCTTCTGGCTCTAG